One sulfur-oxidizing endosymbiont of Gigantopelta aegis DNA segment encodes these proteins:
- a CDS encoding DUF2818 family protein: MTTSIAILILFIVTVIAANIPFLTDKVFLVQEAKGNKPFWLRFSEWFLLYIIVMAIAIGLETKLHGAAYAKVWEFWNFAENWEFYAITLCLFVVFALPGFIYQYDLKKHLK, from the coding sequence ATGACCACTTCAATTGCTATTCTCATTCTTTTTATTGTCACTGTCATTGCAGCCAATATTCCTTTTCTAACTGATAAGGTCTTTTTGGTGCAAGAGGCCAAAGGCAATAAACCTTTTTGGCTACGCTTTAGCGAATGGTTCCTGCTCTATATTATTGTCATGGCTATCGCTATTGGTCTGGAAACCAAACTCCATGGTGCAGCCTATGCAAAGGTGTGGGAATTTTGGAATTTTGCCGAAAACTGGGAATTTTATGCCATAACGCTTTGTTTATTTGTCGTTTTTGCCTTGCCCGGTTTCATCTATCAATACGATCTAAAAAAGCATTTAAAATAA
- the tnpA gene encoding IS66 family insertion sequence element accessory protein TnpA, whose product MSNHSKDASMKQHIEACQASNLSQAVYCQQHKIPSHIFSYYRKKLGYVSSSKQVNTNNQLIPINLLANSPTSNAIKVSHTNGFSLEINSDTNLNQLKSILDLLRTVS is encoded by the coding sequence ATGAGCAACCATTCAAAAGATGCTTCGATGAAGCAACACATAGAGGCCTGCCAAGCCAGTAACTTAAGCCAGGCAGTTTATTGTCAACAACATAAGATACCCTCTCATATTTTTAGCTATTATCGAAAGAAGTTGGGTTATGTTAGCTCATCAAAACAGGTCAACACCAACAATCAACTCATTCCCATTAATTTACTGGCCAATTCCCCCACAAGCAATGCAATTAAAGTAAGCCATACCAATGGTTTCAGTTTGGAAATCAATTCTGATACGAACCTGAATCAGCTCAAGTCCATTCTGGATTTGCTCAGGACTGTTTCATGA
- a CDS encoding helix-turn-helix domain-containing protein — protein sequence MDEILKSLKKRRLELKLKQSEFGSKLGLPQSHISKIEQGATDPRLSTVTDMARLLDQELLLVPRELLPVIKSLISGEDSQKPMWSLDEENEL from the coding sequence ATGGATGAGATACTTAAATCACTAAAGAAACGTCGTCTTGAGCTAAAACTCAAGCAATCGGAATTTGGAAGCAAACTTGGACTGCCCCAAAGCCACATCTCGAAAATTGAGCAAGGCGCGACTGACCCAAGGTTATCTACTGTAACAGATATGGCGCGCTTGTTGGATCAGGAATTATTGCTGGTGCCAAGGGAGTTGTTGCCAGTCATTAAGTCCCTTATAAGCGGTGAAGATAGCCAGAAGCCTATGTGGTCACTTGATGAGGAAAACGAGCTATGA
- the tnpC gene encoding IS66 family transposase — MSSTDKILPEEIPTLKNRVLELQSKVDWYEEQFRLLQHKRFGTSSEKEAHPDFFNEAETFAEEAPEVRETITYERKKPGRKPLPKDLPRKVVRHELSEAEQVCDCGHHLHEIGEETSEQLEIVPAQVYVVEHVQVKYACRACEEGVKTAPKPAQPIPRSFASPSLLAYIIVSKFLDSLPLYRQEAIFKRYKITLSRASMSNWVLKSAELLKPFYNRLLYYLIRQKIIQADETTMRVIHDGRENCPKSYMWLYQSGGYHSKCPIVLYEYQPTRAGQHAKTFLTGFSGYLQTDGFPGYHIFENENSEVTLLGCMAHARRKFHDALKALPKNSQKKPGMVQMAISKIAKLYAIEKQIKPLNAEQRYLIRQEKSKPLLDDFKKWCDDKVTKTTKDSKLGVAIRYVINQWKYLTVYLEEGNLQIDNNMAERRIKPFVIGRKNWVMNQNPRGAEASAILYSIVQTAKANNLEPFAFLTHILTELPKLGRHYDDEALEQLLPWNLTEKIQPLNKVE, encoded by the coding sequence ATGAGTTCAACAGACAAAATACTACCAGAAGAGATACCAACGCTCAAAAACAGGGTGCTTGAACTCCAGTCAAAAGTGGACTGGTATGAGGAACAATTTCGTCTGTTGCAACACAAACGGTTTGGTACTTCCAGTGAAAAAGAAGCCCACCCCGACTTCTTTAATGAGGCAGAAACGTTCGCCGAAGAAGCACCGGAAGTCCGTGAAACCATTACTTATGAGCGTAAAAAGCCCGGTCGTAAGCCTTTACCTAAAGACCTACCTCGTAAAGTTGTTCGTCATGAGTTATCTGAAGCAGAACAAGTCTGTGACTGCGGTCATCACTTGCATGAAATTGGTGAAGAGACCTCAGAGCAACTGGAAATTGTTCCTGCTCAGGTATATGTTGTAGAACATGTTCAGGTTAAATATGCCTGTCGTGCTTGTGAGGAAGGCGTTAAAACTGCTCCTAAGCCTGCACAGCCCATTCCTAGAAGTTTTGCATCACCCAGCCTGCTGGCCTATATCATTGTTTCTAAATTCCTAGACAGCTTGCCTCTCTATCGACAGGAAGCGATATTTAAACGCTATAAGATAACACTTTCCAGAGCCAGTATGTCCAACTGGGTGCTTAAATCAGCTGAATTACTCAAACCCTTTTATAATCGGTTGTTGTATTATCTCATTAGGCAGAAAATCATCCAGGCCGATGAAACAACGATGCGAGTGATCCATGATGGACGTGAGAATTGCCCTAAATCTTATATGTGGCTCTATCAAAGTGGCGGCTATCATTCCAAGTGTCCCATTGTTTTGTATGAGTATCAGCCTACTCGTGCAGGCCAACATGCCAAAACCTTTTTAACGGGGTTTTCAGGTTACCTGCAAACGGATGGCTTTCCCGGTTATCATATATTCGAAAATGAGAACAGTGAAGTCACTTTATTAGGCTGCATGGCACATGCTCGTCGCAAGTTCCATGATGCCTTAAAAGCATTACCCAAGAACAGTCAGAAAAAGCCTGGCATGGTACAAATGGCGATCAGTAAAATTGCTAAATTGTATGCGATTGAAAAACAAATCAAACCGCTCAATGCTGAACAACGTTACCTGATCCGTCAGGAAAAAAGCAAACCACTACTGGATGACTTTAAAAAGTGGTGTGATGATAAAGTGACTAAAACAACAAAAGACAGTAAGTTGGGTGTCGCTATTCGTTATGTGATCAATCAATGGAAGTATCTGACTGTCTATCTTGAAGAGGGCAACCTCCAGATTGATAATAATATGGCAGAGCGGCGGATCAAACCCTTTGTGATTGGGCGCAAAAACTGGGTCATGAACCAAAATCCTCGTGGTGCTGAGGCCAGTGCTATTTTATATTCAATCGTGCAAACAGCGAAAGCAAACAACCTAGAGCCCTTTGCCTTTTTAACACACATTCTGACTGAGTTACCTAAGCTGGGCAGGCATTATGATGATGAGGCTTTAGAGCAATTGTTGCCATGGAATTTGACTGAAAAAATTCAGCCTTTAAATAAAGTGGAATGA
- the tnpB gene encoding IS66 family insertion sequence element accessory protein TnpB (TnpB, as the term is used for proteins encoded by IS66 family insertion elements, is considered an accessory protein, since TnpC, encoded by a neighboring gene, is a DDE family transposase.), whose amino-acid sequence MITGITVNQVYLVSGVTDMRKATNGLSLIVSEQLEHNPFDGSVFVFCNRQRDKLKILYWERNGFWLYYRTLEKGNSSGRWKKNNPLFR is encoded by the coding sequence ATGATAACGGGCATCACAGTCAATCAGGTTTATCTGGTTTCTGGTGTTACCGATATGAGAAAAGCAACCAATGGGCTATCACTGATTGTCTCAGAGCAATTGGAACACAATCCCTTTGATGGCAGTGTCTTTGTTTTTTGTAATCGTCAGCGAGATAAACTTAAAATACTGTACTGGGAGCGTAATGGTTTCTGGCTTTACTATCGTACACTTGAAAAGGGAAATTCCAGTGGCCGATGGAAAAAGAACAACCCACTCTTTCGTTAA